Within the Salvia hispanica cultivar TCC Black 2014 chromosome 4, UniMelb_Shisp_WGS_1.0, whole genome shotgun sequence genome, the region TTGCTCGCGTCCTTCGTCCTTGGGCCCAATCGATCCACAATCATCGAGAGTTTTTGCACTCGGCGTTGAGTACTTGGGTTCGCATCAgcctttttcctcttttgaaGGATTTTGTCTTCAAATTATGATCATGTGCAGTTGTGCACCTACCCAATGTAAAACCATTATTCGTCCAATTAACTATGgaactttattaattagatttaagaaaaacctTACCATATCTAAGATCCGAATATTCTATAAGTATTTGCCATTCTTTATTATTGTATCGCTTAACCGAAGTCTCGTCTCCACCTTCTCCAGCTCACAAAAACACGTTAACAACCAAATAATATAAGTCTTGGAAAATATTAACCGATGGTTTGTTATATATgaacatcaaattattaaagaaaatatagtaaaatctATGGTTCGTGAGAAGTGGAGAAcccattataaatatttatgccGAATTGAGTTGACTACCAGTCCCCTTTTCTATATAAACCCCTCTAACTAACCTATTACAGCATCAAACGCGTGCTATTTCTTTTGGTTTTCgcaatttcatttcaatttctaGTCTCCTATCTTCTAATCCAGGTACGCTTAccttttccttttcagttCATTTTCCTTCTCGGAATTTATGCTTCCGTGTTTGTGTCCCTATTTACTTCGCCGATCTTCGTGTACATCGTCCATATAGATTTGTTACATTGATTTTCCGTCAGCTCTGTGATTTGCGATCTCTTTATGAATCGATTTTGTTTCTCTTGTTCGTTTGCTTACACGCATCGGATCTGTACCGAAAGAAAGATGTTTCCCGCTCTGATATATTTTTTCGAATTTATGCTTACGATGTGTGATTAATTGATGTATTTCAAGCCGTGATGCTACCGTTTATTCTTATTTGATGATGTTATAGTAGATATAGTTTGGGAGATTTCTGTTGTGTGAAATGAGTATTAGTTCAAAGGTGGTTCATATCTCATTTCTTGCTTTGATCCAGTAAAATATGAGCAACCAAACTGGAACCGAGTACTCAGTTAAAAAGAAGCCAACTCCAAAGTTGAATGAGAGGATCCTCTCGTCTTTGTCACGGAGATCAGTTGCTGCTCACCCCTGGCATGATCTTGAGATTGgtaattgaataatttggaCTATTTTCGTTGATAGCTCTTTACGATGATGGCGCAAAATTGTGATTAACCTCATGTTTGCATTATTTTGCAGGACCTGGAGCACCAGAAATTATTAATGTTGTATGTAATCTTTATCCTTGTTGAGAAGTAGTATGATATATAGTTCAATCTCAAAACCATGTCTCTTATCATTTCAAATACTGGAGTATGAGATTAATTGTTCAGCTGCATCTTGGGCACTACAGATGTTCTTGTAGTTGTTGGAGACTTTGAGTCCATCAGTTTGAAACATTGCATATATCTGTATCTATATATGTGACAAATTCATAGTTTTGAGAGTTTATATTTCCAAATATGTTTGCATATCCAATGTTTCAAAGCTAATCACATAATGCTTTGCTTAATTACCATAATATAAGCCTCATGTACTTGTTAACAGAAGGTGGAAAATTTGTGAAGCTTTTGATGCTCAAGAaatcttctatttttctatcATTGTTGGCTAAAGAAGCCTTTCCATTTTGGAGTTCTTTACTTGCTTGGGAAATTGAGTTACTTGAGTATTTCAGGTGATTGAGATTCCAAAAGGAagtaaagtgaaatatgagctTGACAAGAAAACTGGTCTCATCAAGGTATGACTATGATATATTCTTTGTGGAACTAGTACATAGTATGATTTTGTTATCGGAACATTAATGTTACCCAGACCATTCGTGCACCAATAAAGtgttaatttattgtttcaaTCATTACCCTGCAGGTTGATCGTATATTGTATTCATCGGTAGTCTATCCTCATAATTACGGTTTCATTCCTCGAACTCTATGTGAAGACAATGACCCTATGGATGTCTTAGTCATTATGCAGGTAAACAATTTTATCAAGTTACCAAATTGTAGGAGTGTGTTTGCTTTTAGTGATAGCTTAGATAGATAAAAGAAGTTACGCTAATCTGaataattttgagattttttttatcgtgtCATCCCTTAAATTCTTAATCCTATATATTTCTACGGAACCTTCGTCTCAAAGTTAATAACCCTATCAGGATTACCAATCTTGCTACATGAATCTGTGTGACTGTTCCGACCTATTAGTAATAGTTCTCCTTTGCAGGAACCTGTAGTTCCTGGTTGTTTCCTGCGAGCCCGGGCCATAGGCCTTATGCCTATGATTGATCAGGTAATCAACAGAAAGAAATGCATTGTTTCTATTTATCACAAAATGTACACTGCTAAATTTCTTTATCTGGATAGGGAGAGAAAGATGATAAGATCATTGCAGTATGTGCTGACGACCCTGAGTATCGCCACTACACCGACATCAGCCAGCTCCCACCTCACCGTCTTGCTGAAATCAGACGCTTCTTTGAAGACTGTATCCTTTCTATATGTTTgcagtttcattttttctacttaAGATTATTTCTGCGTATCGAGTGcaatttcttaattagtaATTAGATAAGAAGAATGAGAACAAGGAGGTAGCAGTTGATGAGTTTTTGCCTTCAGATACTGCTGTAGAAGCCATCCAGCACTCCATGTAAGTTTTTGCATATTGTAGACattcaaatattcatctttGTAATTAGGAAGTAGTAGCTTCATAATTTCCATCCCTTAAAATCTGTTTGTGCTGACTGTGTAGGGACCTCTACGCCGAATACATCATGCAAACCTTGAGGAACTGAATGAATTCAAAAGAGAGATACAcaacttttttattgttgtagtTTTGTggtgttgtgttgtttttttggGTGATTATATTTGTTACACTCCAAGGGAACTGTAGCTTAGCTCAACCACCAGTTTATTTTCATGCTTTGTTCCTTAAAACAAATAAGTTGTGTAATTCTCATCGCGTATTTTACTATTCTCTTTATAAAATACTCATTTGAACACCATTATTGTGAAGATTTATATTAACTTTTGCTACACAACTGGGAAAAATGTTACATTTACTGGAGTAGTATCTATACCTACTTCAAAtcatttttaggatttatggTTGGAGTACTTTCAACTTCACTGCATATATATTCCTGTTCAGGACAAAATTGAGTTATATgcaaattaataagaaaaaacttTTAAGCAGTCACTTTAGAATAAATGGGAACATAAGAATAACCATAAGCATTGTTTGGATAAGCAATAGTGCAAAATTAGGTAGCATAAACAGCTTGTGCCATTCATTGTTATTCGATTCCAAAAAGCACTGGATACAACTTAAAGCTGAAGAAATTGAAAGGTATATGGAAAATGATGAAAAGGAGTACAAGTCTAAAAACAATCATTCTCGGACAATGCAATGGCTTTCATTAAGGTAATATCCAATAgaagtaaagtaaaataaaatgttgagacTCAATGGCGTTGGTTAAACAAGGCTTTGCCAATGATACCAGTGGCCTCCATGTAACGATCTATGCACCTGGAGATGCAACTGCTCTCACTCCCACTCAGGCTACTGCCAGGTTTTGTGATACACTTGTCAAAGCACTTTCCTCGAACAGTCTACATGGAAATTACACAAGAAGTTATACTGAGAACACGAAAGCAAATGCACATGAGTCACACGAGGGTGTAGTTTGCTATGaagagttttcattttagtttatcttAAGTTTGTAGTTGTACTTTCATTAGTTTGTTAAGACTGAGTTAGTGTATAACTCGATTTCCTCTCCAGATTAGATTTATCATTATGTTATCTTTTTCAAATAGGACTAAGACTTGTGCCTATAAATAGGCCTTAGTTTCAGAATTTGTAACCAGGTTTTGGTATCAGAGCAAGACGGAAACCTTTGTCTGGTTCATATCTTCCGATCCAGTTAACATAGTTCATCCGTGAATATCCTTAATGGGTAATTGTATCAGAAATAGATGTCCTCAATGAATCTTTAAGCTATCAATGATGATGGTTCAAACTGAAACACCAAAGCAGTATCAAGTAGATACCTGGACTAGTCTGCTGAGTCCATCTAAAAGGACCTTATCCTTGTTCGAAGGTCGCCTTTAACATGGTAAGACATCATTTTAAAGGTTGTGCTAATTGCTAAATGGACTAATATAATCAAGGCCTTCTCTTTTTACATTAGCAGAAACTAAGTTCTCTTCCATTCATCCAAAGACAACTTAGGCTTAGGGTAAAAACAAAGAATATCTAAGAAACACATCAAAACATTCACCCACCTGAAACAAACTAGATATGCCAAGAAATTGCATTTATTTCTGTCAATTGATTGATTGACcgaaatacaaatatttacatatagTATATTTCAAGCTATAAAGAAATCACAGGTTAAAGCCAATCAGGTATGTCTAACCAAACTCCTGACCAAACATATATGTTTGGCAGCCTAAAAAGGTGCAATCAAAGGTTTAACAAAATTCATACAACAAATTATGAACAAACATGTGAGACACATTAATAACCACATGcttaaacacaaaatcaaacatgaaAATGCAGCCCCTCTTTTATCATTATCTGTTATCTCTGAAAGGACACATTAGGCACATTAAGTGGAATTATTCATCAgcaaaaaaaggaataaattaaaaattccacACTATGAGTAGGCGAATTTCAATTGCATTATTCCAATCTGAAAAAGAGCCCCTTCAAATCCTCAGTACAAACTCAGCAATTACCAACATACTAATCGAAATTGAATCCCCGAAAGTTTACGAATGAAGAGCGAACAATTGAATGGATAATTCAGGAATATTAAGAGACAATAGAAGAAGGAATAAAATTTGGTAACAGAGAGATACCTCGAGAAATTCTTCGGCATAAGCCTGCTCAAGCTGAGTCCTAAGCTGAGCCATGATGTCATCCGTTGATAATTGTGGAGATGATCCGCTTGAAGGCGACGAGAACGAATccattgatttcaattttgctGCCTACACTCTCCTCTTCTAACTAAACCCTAACTCAAAACCCTTATTAGGCCCCCTCATCATTTCCTGTTTCTATTCGTCCTCATTTTATATTTCcctattttcaataatttaggatataattttgttaataattattttattagtgtttCTTCTTAGttagaaattagaattgattatctcatattaaaattttactcctACATAAGTACTTcttgtattaaatttcaaaataatattttattatcacaaatttcaaattgttaCATTATTTTGGTAGCAGCACATAATAATTATGTATACCaatcatttgaaaattatacagaaatttcaaattttactcattttagctaatcattttattttaggattGATTAATTTACTTCAATGTACCATTAAATTTCCCATAGTACCATTATGAATAATGAATAGATTTTGGAactaattatgaaaaaaactaattaagaaCATAGAAAAGTTTAAATCAAAAACAGTACTCCATTAATGTGATTAATTTATATGAATAGTGAAagtaaaatactcctataacaataaaatcttGTCGAGAAAAAACTCAcactaaaaattgattatttaatcaCACTGTCTTTATTCAGTATATAGAGTATGATGATAATGGGCCGCTTGTGATCCGCTTTACATTGGGCTTGGCCTTTTACTGTGGGGCCAGCCCATCATCAACGGCAAGTATGACAGGATCGGTATGGTTTCACTCTAATTGAATAATTCTCTATATATCGAGCTCATTTTCAATTAAGATTGctgacaaaattaattaaattttaaatgttatttaaataataaatttaatgatttaattttaacaaGGATGTATGTACCATGCATCTGGATACACTAGATCCTGTTTGATTTcgtcttttaattattttccaaattctTCCTTCTAATCACATCACACACACATGTTCTCCTTAGCTTCCATTatgattttgggataaaagaaaaataaatagataaggAAAGTTGTCTCTATACAGGTAGTATTAAACTTATCTCTATAAATAGCGTATAAAGGGGCTTGAATTTTAAATAGGCTGAAAATGATGTGAATCCCCCAATACGTGAAATCCATCATGATCAATAAAATAGTAGATGAAACTGAAATATCAAGGATTCAGAAACTTCCTTGTCATATATAATCGTCCcaaacaaatttaatgaatttattgcatggGTCTTCACATATTTCGATCCAATCAATCCAAATAAAAGCTTCAAACACGCAAATTAAAGACTAAGCATGCACCAAGATCAAGAATTGCTCAATCAACCAAATTAATATGATAACTACATTGAAAGTGGATTTATCAAATCAAAAGAACATATTCCATCCAACCACGTGTacacaaaaatatgaatgaaacaaagatcaaaataaaatactattatcATCAAATATTGCATATCTGTGTTAATCTATAATTCAAGTACTATTGctattgtgtgtgtgtgtgtgtgagagagagaggatatGAATTATGATATGATGAGATTTGGAGGcattgagagagagtggtcCATCGCCTACGAAGGCTAGCATCAAATTGCATCGGCCTGCCAGTTGCAGCTCTGCCCATTACATTTCTAAGTTATCTTCAACACTTTTTTGCATcctaaattaatatacaaaactTACGCttcaaatgaaatataattatgtaactatatagtactatatcatATCATGATATACATTTCAATTATGGTACTTCTCTCATCCTCGTAATTAGGGTTTTATACTTGGCCATTCATTCCACTACTCGATTGATCTCACAAACAATATTGGTCTACAAAGATTGATAACTTGAAACTATTAAgatacttattattttacataaagTTGAATTAAAGTTTAGATGAtccaattttgtaaatatgaGCAATGTTGAAAGATGCAACCCTGCGTATTGTTTATTTGGCCAAGTATCCTTGAAATTTTTTGCTTTCAAAACTATTAGTTTAAATGGTCATGTATCATCATAGCTCATTTCTCCATATGTTGAATCCTCAAGTAGTAAGGTTCAATTGCAAATTCGAGCATCTAAActacaaataatttaatttggcaAGAAATACTTTTGGAAAAAGGTTCTATAGTCGGTGACAACCCCAAAGATtctttatgcatttaattactACTTTTCTTACAGTGGCACATTAAGttgtgaagaaaaatcaaCTTACatgttgatttatttatttttccagcACAATTTTATGAAAGAAGCCGACCAAATTGGACCATAATATCCTCTTATAGTTACGGATGATATAagtataactaaataaataaatgcgACTACAGAACATTGTCGATAAAATCAtctttgagattttttttccaGGTCCTGACATGGGTTAGTTTAAACAAATTAGTATAATACCaataattttgtcaaaatacTCTTGTTACTTTGGCATAAACATATGTAGAATACTTtgataaacaaattatatactgtatgattttataatagtatttcTTTAAGTTTTCATATTCTTGCATTCTCGAA harbors:
- the LOC125218350 gene encoding mitochondrial import inner membrane translocase subunit TIM13-like isoform X1: MTSWLSLGLSLSRLMPKNFSRRPSNKDKVLLDGLSRLVQTVRGKCFDKCITKPGSSLSGSESSCISRCIDRYMEATGIIGKALFNQRH
- the LOC125218350 gene encoding mitochondrial import inner membrane translocase subunit Tim13-like isoform X2, with product MDSFSSPSSGSSPQLSTDDIMAQLRTQLEQAYAEEFLETVRGKCFDKCITKPGSSLSGSESSCISRCIDRYMEATGIIGKALFNQRH
- the LOC125218349 gene encoding soluble inorganic pyrophosphatase 1, with protein sequence MSNQTGTEYSVKKKPTPKLNERILSSLSRRSVAAHPWHDLEIGPGAPEIINVVIEIPKGSKVKYELDKKTGLIKVDRILYSSVVYPHNYGFIPRTLCEDNDPMDVLVIMQEPVVPGCFLRARAIGLMPMIDQGEKDDKIIAVCADDPEYRHYTDISQLPPHRLAEIRRFFEDYKKNENKEVAVDEFLPSDTAVEAIQHSMDLYAEYIMQTLRN